From a region of the Bradyrhizobium diazoefficiens genome:
- a CDS encoding ABC transporter ATP-binding protein, which translates to MEAGMVTFAPALVRFSGIQKTYDGEHLVVKNLDLDIRKGEFITLLGPSGSGKTTTLMMLAGFEVPTHGEIYLADRPIKNVPPHKRDIGMVFQNYALFPHLTIAENIAFPLSVRKTNKAEVQERVSAALRMIKMETLAHRRPGQLSGGQQQRVALARALVFNPQIVLMDEPLGALDKRLREQMQLEIKQLHERMGITVVYVTHDQSEALTMSDRIAVFNDGIVQQIDRPDALYEQPVNSFVAHFIGENNVLAGTVETVERDYCRVALAGGGVVTARAVNVSGAGASTSLSVRPERIAIVRDGTSSDGANCLPAMVQNIIYLGDHALAVLDVAGNAEFMVKLQPGAHDSLRHDSLRHGSPRAGESVFIAFRPEDCLALDPV; encoded by the coding sequence ATGGAAGCCGGCATGGTCACGTTCGCGCCGGCGCTGGTGCGGTTTTCCGGCATTCAGAAGACCTACGATGGCGAACACCTCGTGGTGAAGAACCTCGATCTCGACATCAGGAAGGGCGAGTTCATCACCCTGCTCGGCCCGTCGGGCTCGGGCAAGACGACCACGTTGATGATGCTGGCCGGCTTCGAGGTTCCGACCCACGGCGAGATCTATCTCGCTGACCGCCCTATCAAGAACGTGCCGCCGCACAAGCGCGACATCGGCATGGTGTTCCAGAACTATGCGTTGTTTCCGCACCTGACGATCGCGGAGAATATCGCCTTCCCGCTATCCGTTCGCAAGACGAACAAGGCAGAAGTGCAGGAGCGCGTCAGCGCGGCGTTGCGCATGATCAAGATGGAGACCCTGGCGCACCGGCGGCCCGGCCAACTGTCCGGCGGTCAGCAGCAGCGCGTGGCGCTGGCCCGTGCGCTGGTTTTCAATCCGCAGATCGTGCTGATGGACGAGCCGCTGGGCGCGCTGGACAAGCGCCTGCGGGAGCAGATGCAGCTGGAGATCAAGCAGTTGCACGAGAGGATGGGCATCACCGTCGTCTACGTCACCCACGATCAGAGTGAAGCGCTCACCATGTCGGACCGCATTGCCGTGTTCAACGACGGCATCGTGCAGCAGATCGACAGGCCCGACGCGCTGTACGAGCAACCGGTGAACAGTTTCGTCGCCCATTTCATCGGCGAGAACAATGTGCTGGCCGGCACCGTCGAGACGGTCGAAAGGGATTATTGCCGCGTCGCGCTGGCTGGTGGCGGTGTCGTAACCGCCCGGGCGGTCAATGTATCAGGCGCGGGTGCATCGACCTCGCTCTCGGTGCGGCCGGAGCGGATCGCCATTGTCCGGGACGGCACCTCCAGCGACGGAGCGAACTGCCTGCCGGCCATGGTGCAGAACATCATCTATCTCGGCGACCACGCGCTGGCCGTGCTCGATGTCGCCGGCAACGCGGAGTTCATGGTCAAGCTTCAGCCGGGCGCACATGACAGCCTGAGACATGACAGCCTGAGACATGGCAGCCCAAGAGCTGGCGAAAGCGTGTTCATCGCCTTTCGCCCCGAGGACTGCCTGGCCCTCGATCCCGTCTGA